One Elaeis guineensis isolate ETL-2024a chromosome 10, EG11, whole genome shotgun sequence genomic window carries:
- the LOC105059743 gene encoding guanosine deaminase, translating to MEEAQVVESKNGTISVASAFAGHHEAVQDRDHKFLSKAVEEAYHGVDCGDGGPFGAVVVHNDEIVVSCHNMVLKNTDPTAHAELTAIREACKKLGKIELSDCEIYASCEPCPMCFGAIHLSRIKRLVYGAQAEAAIAIGFDDFIADALRGTGFYQKAHLEIKRADGNEAVIAEQVFEKTKEKFQMY from the exons ATGGAAGAGGCACAAG TGGTGGAGTCCAAAAATGGGACCATCTCTGTGGCTTCTGCATTTGCTGGTCATCATGAAG CTGTTCAAGACAGAGATCACAAATTCTTATCAAAAGCAGTGGAAGAAGCATATCATGGGGTTGATTGTGGTGATGGAGGCCCTTTTGGTGCAGTTGTAGTTCATAATGATGAAATAGTTGTCAGCTGTCATAACATGGTTTTGAAAAACACAGATCCAACTGCTCATGCCGAGCTGACTGCAATAAGGGAG GCTTGTAAGAAACTTGGGAAAATTGAACTCTCTGATTGCGAAATATATGCATCCTGTGAACCTTGCCCAATGTGCTTTGGTGCAATTCATCTTTCCAGGATTAAG AGGCTGGTTTATGGAGCCCAGGCAGAGGCTGCAATAGCTATTGGCTTTGATGATTTCATTGCTGATGCATTGAGAGGCACTGGATTCTACCAGAAGGCCCACTTGGAGATCAAAAGAGCTGATGGTAATGAAGCCGTTATTGCAGAACAGGTTTTTGAGAAGACCAAGGAGAAGTTCCAGATGTACTGA
- the LOC105059742 gene encoding LOW QUALITY PROTEIN: probable transcription factor At5g28040 (The sequence of the model RefSeq protein was modified relative to this genomic sequence to represent the inferred CDS: deleted 2 bases in 1 codon), translated as MMASTAEDDEHDAAVYDEDDSDSDSDSDDGVDSEEYDDDVVDGHSAALPPPPVPAAAADQQILRSSSSSVVPNPNPNPSASSPIPQNGAGAGWGVAFVASPDGKRQRISPPVDERKPPAVANDESRRIFQKLWTDADEITILQGFLEFTSQRGTTHANYQHDTGPFYDQIKGRLQLDFNKNQLVEKLRRLKKKYRNMVSRIAAGKESVFKSPHDKATFEIARKIWSPSFKRTRNRDSCNAPNCQLQERSNLVPVEVAEDVLLSSDQMMSRSRRKRSEGEVAREMQLAVATPVVSVPVVQQTPHSSAPIPNASLIEQTVKSCLSPLFKELLQHAIGGPCAPGGAGDGGAAPNPLLLSGAGGSGAVQVDEKWRKQQILELEVYLKRVELVHEQVKSKLEELRSMGRS; from the exons ATGATGGCGTCCACCGCCGAAGACGACGAGCACGACGCCGCCGTCTACGACGAAGATGACTCCGACTCCGACTCCGACTCCGACGATGGCGTCGACTCCGAGGAGTACGACGACGACGTCGTCGACGGCCACTCGGCGGCGCTGCCTCCCCCTCCGGTCCCGGCCGCTGCCGCAGACCAGCAAATACTtcgttcctcctcctcctccgtcgtCCCCAACCCTAACCCAAATCCTTCCGCCTCCTCTCCCATCCCCCAGAACGGCGCGGGGGCG GGCTGGGGCGTCGCCTTCGTGGCCTCTCCCGACGGAAAGCGGCAGAGGATCTCCCCGCCGGTGGATGAGAGGAAGCCCCCGGCGGTGGCGAACGACGAGTCGCGGCGGATCTTCCAGAAGCTATGGACGGACGCGGACGAGATCACGATACTGCAAGGGTTCTTGGAGTTCACGTCGCAGCGGGGGACGACGCACGCCAACTACCAGCACGACACGGGGCCCTTCTACGACCAGATCAAGGGCCGCCTTCAGCTTGATTTCAACAAGAACCAACTGGTCGAGAAGCTCCGCCGCCTGAAGAAGAAGTACCGCAACATGGTGAGCCGGATCGCCGCCGGGAAGGAGTCCGTCTTTAAGAGCCCCCACGACAAGGCCACCTTCGAAATCGCCCGCAAGATCTGGAGCCCCAGCTTTAAGAGGACCCGCAACCGGGACTCATGCAATGCGCCCAACTGCCAGCTTCAAGAAAGAAGTAACCTTGTCCCCGTCGAGGTCGCCGAAGACGTCTTACTGAGCTCCGATCAGATGATGTCGAGGTCTCGGAGAAAGAGATCGGAGGGGGAGGTGGCGCGGGAGATGCAGCTGGCCGTGGCCACTCCGGTGGTCTCTGTCCCCGTCGTACAACAGACGCCACATTCATCCGCTCCGATCCCGAATGCCAGTCTTATCGAGCAGACGGTGAAGAGCTGCCTATCGCCTTTGTTCAAGGAGCTGCTTCAACATGCCATTGGAGGGCCGTGCGCGCCGGGAGGGGCTGGTGACGGGGGAGCGGCGCCGAATCCTCTTCTTCTGAGCGGTGCGGGCGGCTCAGGGGCAGTGCAGGTGGATGAGAAGTGGAGAAAGCAGCAGATTCTGGAGCTGGAGGTGTACTTGAAGCGGGTGGAGCTTGTTCATGAGCAGGTAAAATCGAAACTTGAGGAGCTTAGGTCGATGGGGCGCAGCTGA